In a genomic window of Candidatus Polarisedimenticolia bacterium:
- a CDS encoding glycoside hydrolase family 16 protein, which translates to MLRYVKDRCRVSTVVLALALTATAFLPDLLAGRQDVAASPAPESGGIAVSPESSPASFTDTTSADFSAGTPDAGTYISETADGEIILAPTFGTEFSGDSLPAGMFSTQWFPPSGVATFAGGKVTLDGVLLGTDASYGPGRTLEFSGNIGGASLDSLGLGTNLTTAPWGVFRTGLFVFNLMTSTNDGTAQGGNVPGMVFDAFHRYRIDWAPGSISYFVDGTLVVTNSNSPTADMRPLFSNLFFGGKNNILDWVRLTPYALAGTFESRVFDAGGSAHWLDLVATASMPDGASIIFETRSGDTSSPDATWSDWQSLAGGSIASPNAQFIQYRALLTTSDPAITPEVQSVLINYETGCADEICNGIDDDCDGEIDEGGAALCDDHDPCTADACVDGACVNTPAEAGTTCDDGDACTTEDTCDADGKCAGKPIICDDEYACTRDACVDGECISTPLPAGTTCDDFDACTTEDTCDDEGICTGKPIICDDENACTRDACDKGACVYTPTPNATCDDGDACTTEDTCNADGKCAGKPVTCNDGNACTRDA; encoded by the coding sequence ATGCTCAGGTATGTCAAGGACCGCTGTCGCGTCTCCACGGTTGTCCTGGCCCTGGCGCTCACCGCCACGGCATTCCTGCCAGACCTTCTCGCCGGCAGGCAAGACGTGGCTGCAAGCCCCGCCCCGGAGTCCGGCGGCATCGCCGTCAGTCCGGAGTCGAGCCCGGCCTCGTTCACGGACACAACCTCGGCCGACTTCAGCGCCGGGACTCCTGACGCCGGCACGTACATCTCCGAGACCGCCGACGGCGAAATCATCCTCGCCCCGACGTTCGGCACGGAATTTTCCGGCGACTCGCTTCCCGCAGGGATGTTCTCCACTCAGTGGTTCCCCCCGAGCGGCGTGGCCACGTTCGCCGGAGGCAAGGTCACCCTGGACGGCGTCCTGCTCGGCACCGACGCTTCGTACGGCCCGGGCCGAACGCTCGAGTTCTCCGGGAACATCGGCGGCGCTTCGCTGGATTCGCTGGGCCTCGGCACGAACCTCACCACCGCCCCCTGGGGCGTGTTCCGCACCGGCCTCTTCGTCTTCAATCTGATGACGAGCACGAACGACGGCACCGCGCAGGGCGGCAACGTCCCCGGCATGGTGTTCGATGCATTCCACCGTTACCGGATCGACTGGGCACCCGGGAGCATCTCCTATTTCGTCGACGGCACGCTCGTCGTCACGAACTCGAATTCACCGACGGCGGACATGCGCCCGCTGTTCAGCAATCTGTTCTTCGGCGGCAAGAACAACATCCTGGACTGGGTCCGCCTGACGCCCTACGCGCTGGCGGGCACCTTCGAGTCCCGCGTCTTCGATGCCGGCGGCTCGGCGCACTGGCTCGATCTCGTCGCCACCGCCAGCATGCCCGACGGCGCGTCGATCATCTTCGAAACCCGATCCGGCGACACCTCCTCGCCGGACGCGACCTGGTCGGATTGGCAGTCCCTGGCCGGCGGCTCGATCGCCAGCCCGAACGCCCAGTTCATTCAGTACCGCGCCCTCCTGACGACATCCGATCCCGCCATCACGCCGGAAGTCCAGTCGGTGCTGATCAACTACGAGACCGGGTGCGCGGACGAAATCTGCAACGGCATCGACGACGACTGCGACGGCGAAATCGACGAGGGCGGCGCCGCCCTCTGTGACGATCACGACCCCTGCACCGCGGACGCGTGCGTTGACGGCGCGTGCGTCAACACGCCGGCCGAGGCGGGCACCACCTGCGACGACGGCGATGCCTGCACCACCGAGGACACCTGCGACGCCGACGGCAAGTGCGCCGGCAAGCCGATTATCTGCGACGACGAGTACGCCTGCACCAGGGACGCCTGCGTCGATGGCGAGTGCATCTCCACGCCGCTCCCGGCGGGCACCACCTGCGACGACTTCGATGCCTGCACCACCGAGGACACCTGCGACGACGAGGGCATCTGCACCGGCAAGCCGATTATCTGCGACGACGAGAACGCCTGCACCAGGGACGCCTGCGACAAGGGCGCGTGCGTCTACACCCCGACGCCGAACGCCACCTGCGACGACGGCGATGCCTGCACCACGGAGGACACCTGCAACGCCGACGGCAAGTGCGCCGGCAAGCCGGTGACCTGCAACGACGGCAACGCCTGCACCCGGGACGCCTG
- a CDS encoding FAD-binding oxidoreductase, with translation MSPVATGDRMEPPRTPVLTRRTFMKSAALAGAGGAYFGGAHLYLEDDRWTPNRSFWVSRGREPASSPLLGEHQADLAIIGGGVTGLSASIHALLRSPGLRVVLLEAEYVGYGATGRSGGVLGEGTEMGMPEGTADNVAHVLDLIDRFGIGCDLERAPVTQLDPYRYAVGLRNAALGLGATVCEGSRVRTIEDGTPVVIRGDRFVVRAPRLLVATNGYTPKLGVATSRIFPVHTAAAVTVPVPREVLRAIPDTILVMTSREMYMWGRKAPGQRVLVGAGAKYFYDNGLYHRGDAFLFPALHRVLSKGFPSLASFPFEHTWTGPMGCTTDQEPIIGTEGTTGNIIYCGGYTGHGLAMGTKAGSFLAGMLHGEAPPAWMSRPTIDLPGEPLRYIGANMVINLMNLGLYSMAKHD, from the coding sequence ATGTCGCCCGTCGCCACGGGTGACCGCATGGAGCCTCCCCGCACGCCTGTTTTGACCCGCCGGACCTTCATGAAAAGCGCCGCGCTCGCCGGTGCCGGCGGCGCCTATTTCGGAGGCGCTCACCTCTACCTGGAGGACGACCGCTGGACCCCCAACCGGTCCTTCTGGGTGTCCCGCGGGCGGGAGCCGGCATCGAGTCCGCTGCTCGGCGAGCACCAGGCCGACCTGGCGATCATCGGCGGTGGCGTCACCGGCCTCTCGGCCTCGATCCATGCCCTCCTGCGCTCACCCGGCCTCAGGGTCGTCCTCCTCGAGGCGGAGTACGTCGGGTACGGGGCGACCGGGCGCAGCGGCGGCGTCCTGGGTGAAGGGACGGAGATGGGCATGCCCGAGGGGACCGCGGACAACGTCGCGCACGTGCTCGACCTGATCGATCGCTTCGGGATCGGATGCGACCTGGAGCGCGCGCCGGTGACGCAGCTCGATCCCTATCGGTACGCCGTGGGGCTCAGGAACGCCGCGCTCGGTCTTGGCGCCACGGTGTGCGAAGGGAGCCGCGTTCGGACGATCGAGGACGGGACCCCGGTCGTCATCCGTGGCGACCGCTTCGTGGTCCGCGCGCCCAGGCTCCTCGTCGCGACCAATGGGTACACCCCGAAGCTCGGCGTCGCCACGTCGCGCATCTTCCCCGTCCATACGGCGGCCGCCGTCACGGTGCCCGTGCCACGCGAGGTCCTGCGCGCCATTCCGGACACCATTCTGGTCATGACTTCGCGGGAGATGTACATGTGGGGACGGAAGGCTCCGGGACAGCGCGTTCTGGTGGGCGCCGGTGCGAAGTACTTCTACGACAACGGGCTCTATCACCGGGGTGACGCATTCCTGTTCCCGGCGCTCCACCGAGTCCTGTCGAAGGGCTTCCCCTCCCTCGCGTCTTTTCCATTCGAGCACACCTGGACCGGGCCGATGGGCTGCACCACCGACCAGGAGCCGATTATCGGCACCGAAGGGACGACGGGCAACATCATCTATTGCGGCGGCTACACCGGGCACGGCCTCGCCATGGGGACGAAGGCGGGCTCCTTCCTGGCGGGGATGCTTCACGGAGAGGCCCCTCCCGCCTGGATGTCCAGGCCCACGATCGATCTCCCCGGCGAGCCGCTGCGTTACATCGGTGCGAACATGGTCATCAATCTGATGAACCTCGGACTGTACAGCATGGCCAAACATGACTGA
- a CDS encoding efflux RND transporter periplasmic adaptor subunit — MRRVLKWALVSAAILGGLFIAWKLAVGIFKVIRPDPVPVTVYRASRGVVEETVTNSKAGTVKARRRAKISPEIGGRAAFIGFRPGDRVRKGEILLKINARDLEAALALAMQDLATSRASAQEACLAADLAQRDLKRTLGLKDDRIVSAEMLDRLQSQSDAAAARCQAARANVERAQAAIDLARANLNKAVLRAPFDGVIADLKAEVGEWVSPSPPAMMIPPVFDIIDPTSIYVSAPLDEVDAGRVATGQPARISLDPYPNRSFKGRVARVAPYVQDIQEQNRTFEVDVDFEDANFTRTLLPGTSADIEIILKAVENVLRMPTYALLEGDRVLVFNGGHLKAVPVKTGMRNWEFTEIREGLQENDPVVVSLDRAEVKEGVRAEIRDEMSKPKDGT; from the coding sequence ATGAGGCGCGTTCTCAAGTGGGCCCTCGTGAGCGCGGCCATTCTCGGGGGCCTGTTCATCGCCTGGAAGCTCGCGGTGGGAATCTTCAAGGTCATCCGGCCCGATCCGGTCCCGGTGACCGTGTATCGTGCCTCCCGCGGGGTCGTCGAAGAAACGGTCACCAACAGCAAGGCCGGCACCGTAAAGGCGCGGCGGCGCGCGAAGATCAGCCCCGAGATCGGCGGCCGGGCGGCCTTCATCGGATTCCGTCCCGGCGACCGGGTGCGCAAGGGGGAGATTCTCCTGAAGATCAACGCGCGCGATCTCGAGGCCGCGCTGGCGCTGGCCATGCAGGACCTGGCGACATCCAGGGCCTCGGCGCAGGAGGCCTGCCTGGCGGCCGACCTGGCGCAGCGCGATCTCAAAAGGACGCTCGGGCTGAAGGACGACCGGATCGTCTCGGCCGAGATGCTCGATCGCCTGCAGAGCCAGTCCGACGCCGCGGCGGCCCGCTGCCAGGCGGCGCGCGCCAACGTCGAACGGGCCCAGGCGGCCATCGATCTGGCCCGCGCCAACCTGAACAAGGCGGTCCTGCGCGCCCCGTTCGACGGCGTCATCGCCGACCTGAAGGCGGAGGTGGGGGAGTGGGTCTCCCCCTCGCCCCCCGCCATGATGATTCCGCCGGTGTTCGACATCATCGATCCCACCTCGATCTACGTCAGCGCCCCGCTGGACGAGGTGGACGCGGGCAGGGTTGCGACCGGCCAGCCGGCGCGCATCTCCCTCGACCCCTACCCGAACCGATCCTTCAAGGGGCGCGTCGCGCGGGTGGCCCCCTACGTCCAGGACATCCAGGAGCAGAACCGGACCTTCGAGGTCGACGTGGACTTCGAAGATGCCAACTTTACCCGCACCCTCCTCCCCGGCACCTCCGCCGACATCGAGATCATCTTGAAGGCGGTCGAGAACGTGCTGCGCATGCCAACCTACGCCCTGCTGGAAGGGGACCGGGTCCTGGTCTTCAACGGCGGCCACCTCAAGGCCGTCCCGGTCAAGACCGGCATGCGTAACTGGGAGTTCACGGAGATCCGGGAAGGGCTCCAGGAGAACGACCCGGTCGTCGTGTCGCTCGATCGCGCGGAGGTCAAGGAAGGGGTCCGCGCCGAGATCCGAGACGAAATGAGCAAGCCGAAAGACGGGACGTGA
- a CDS encoding ABC transporter ATP-binding protein, with translation MIELRGLTRHFRVGDQTVQALQDVSLVIPDGDYLALMGPSGSGKSTLLHLLGCLDRPNSGSYILDGREVGSLPEGELAEIRSRKIGFVFQFFHLVPRLTAAGNVELPMILAGIRPAERRARVAKALAAVGLTDRASHRPDQLSGGQRQRVAIARATVMGPSILLADEPTGNLDRASGREIIELIERMNRDGLTVVVVTHDPEVGGRARHILKLVDGRIASDGKPA, from the coding sequence GTGATCGAGCTGCGGGGGCTGACGCGCCACTTTCGCGTCGGCGATCAGACGGTGCAGGCCCTGCAGGACGTCAGCCTGGTGATTCCGGACGGAGACTACCTGGCGCTGATGGGCCCCTCCGGATCGGGGAAGTCCACGCTCCTGCACCTGCTCGGTTGCCTCGACCGCCCCAACAGCGGCTCGTACATCCTCGACGGGCGCGAGGTCGGGTCCCTGCCCGAGGGGGAGCTGGCGGAGATTCGCAGCCGCAAGATCGGCTTCGTGTTCCAGTTCTTCCACCTCGTGCCGCGCCTGACCGCCGCCGGCAACGTCGAGCTGCCGATGATCCTGGCCGGGATCCGCCCGGCGGAGCGGCGCGCCCGCGTGGCGAAGGCGCTGGCCGCGGTCGGGCTGACCGATCGCGCCTCCCACCGGCCGGACCAGCTCTCGGGAGGACAGCGGCAGCGTGTGGCGATCGCCCGCGCCACGGTGATGGGGCCGTCCATTCTCCTGGCGGACGAGCCGACGGGGAACCTCGACCGGGCCTCGGGGCGCGAGATCATCGAGCTGATCGAGCGGATGAACCGCGACGGATTGACCGTGGTGGTGGTCACGCACGACCCCGAGGTCGGCGGGCGGGCGCGGCACATTCTCAAGCTGGTGGATGGCCGCATCGCGTCCGACGGGAAGCCGGCATGA
- a CDS encoding ABC transporter permease, whose product MNALDLLRFASMALRGHRLRTILTLLGMSIGVGAVILLTALGEGARAYVTNEFMALGSNLLIVLPGKTETTGNAPILGGTTRPLTLEDCEAIQRRSRRVRRLAPLSVGSARVGYGEKRREVTVLGSTPELLPVRRLEVGTGRFLPDVEIDRGAPVAVIGRTVQKELFGADNPLGRPIRIGDWRFRVVGVLAEKGQSLGLNMDDVVIVPVASSMRLFNQASLFRILIEVGAHSEIDAARQDVLNIIKERHEGEEDVTILTQDSVLGAFNRILGALTLALAGIAAVSLSVAGIGIMNVMLVSVSERTPEVGLLKALGATRRQILQVFLVEAVLLSAAGGLLGLLVGYLGSAILSQAFPALQTRPPTWAVIAAIVVSLGAGALFGVLPARRAARLDPVTALAGR is encoded by the coding sequence ATGAACGCCCTCGATCTCCTGCGCTTCGCATCCATGGCGCTGCGGGGCCACCGGCTTCGGACGATCCTGACCCTCCTGGGGATGTCGATCGGCGTCGGAGCGGTCATCCTGCTGACCGCGCTCGGCGAAGGGGCCCGGGCGTACGTCACGAACGAATTCATGGCCCTCGGCAGCAACCTGCTCATCGTGCTCCCGGGGAAGACCGAGACGACCGGCAACGCCCCCATTCTCGGCGGCACGACCCGTCCGCTGACGCTCGAGGACTGCGAGGCGATCCAGAGGCGCAGCCGGCGGGTGCGGCGCCTGGCGCCGCTTTCGGTGGGGTCGGCGCGCGTGGGCTACGGGGAGAAACGCCGCGAGGTGACCGTCCTCGGCTCGACCCCCGAGCTCCTGCCGGTGCGCCGGCTCGAGGTCGGGACCGGACGCTTCCTCCCCGATGTCGAGATCGATCGGGGCGCCCCCGTCGCGGTCATCGGCCGGACGGTGCAGAAGGAGCTGTTCGGCGCCGACAACCCCCTGGGGCGGCCGATCCGAATCGGCGACTGGCGCTTCCGGGTCGTCGGCGTGCTCGCGGAGAAGGGCCAGTCGCTGGGACTGAACATGGACGACGTCGTGATCGTCCCGGTGGCCAGCTCGATGCGCCTGTTCAACCAGGCGTCCCTGTTCCGGATCCTGATCGAGGTCGGGGCGCACTCGGAAATCGATGCGGCGCGGCAGGACGTCCTGAATATCATCAAGGAGCGCCACGAAGGGGAGGAGGACGTCACCATCCTCACGCAGGACTCGGTCCTGGGGGCGTTCAACCGCATCCTCGGCGCCCTGACGCTGGCCCTCGCCGGCATCGCCGCCGTCTCGCTGTCGGTCGCAGGAATCGGCATCATGAACGTCATGCTCGTCTCGGTGTCGGAGCGCACCCCCGAAGTCGGTCTGCTCAAGGCGCTGGGGGCGACGCGGCGCCAGATTCTCCAGGTCTTCCTGGTCGAGGCGGTGCTCCTGTCCGCGGCCGGCGGGCTTCTCGGCCTGCTCGTCGGGTATCTGGGGTCGGCGATCCTGTCGCAGGCCTTCCCGGCGCTCCAGACCAGGCCGCCGACCTGGGCGGTCATCGCGGCCATCGTCGTGTCCCTCGGCGCCGGCGCCCTGTTCGGCGTCCTGCCGGCGCGCCGCGCGGCGCGGCTCGACCCGGTGACCGCGCTGGCGGGGAGGTAG
- a CDS encoding ABC transporter permease, whose product MPMRVIDLVRLALGAVAGHRLRSALTMLGIAIGIASVILLTSIGEGIRVYVLSEFTQFGTNIIAINPGKSDTTGGNPTAMAGTIRKLTIEDAEALRRIPQVEASMPVAFGNARVEYGERGRSVLVYGVTSDVPRVWKFGVRHGRFLPEGDPRHGSPLVVLGIKLKREVFGESNALGERVRIGGRPFRVIGVMEPKGQFLNLDLDDTAFIPVAEAMTLFNRDDLIEIDVAYRSAAARDLVAADVRRILQDRHQGEEDFTITTQESMLVTLDRIIGVVTKAVGAIGGISLVVGAIGILTMMWISVNESTAEIGLLRALGARRSQVMAFFLLQAALLATTGGALGIFAGVGIARGLKVVLPRLPVSTPLHYVLAALLLSFAVGLLSGALPARRAAGLDPIEALRAE is encoded by the coding sequence ATGCCCATGCGCGTGATCGATCTGGTCCGGCTCGCCCTGGGCGCCGTCGCCGGCCATCGCCTGCGATCGGCGTTGACCATGCTCGGGATCGCCATCGGCATCGCCTCGGTCATCCTGCTGACCTCGATCGGAGAGGGGATTCGCGTCTACGTCCTCTCCGAGTTCACCCAGTTCGGAACGAACATCATCGCGATCAACCCCGGAAAGTCGGACACCACGGGGGGCAACCCGACCGCCATGGCCGGCACCATCCGCAAGCTGACGATCGAGGACGCCGAGGCGCTCCGGCGCATCCCTCAGGTCGAAGCCTCGATGCCGGTGGCGTTCGGCAACGCGCGCGTGGAGTACGGGGAGCGCGGCCGGAGCGTTCTGGTCTACGGCGTGACCTCGGACGTGCCGCGCGTCTGGAAGTTCGGGGTGCGGCACGGCCGGTTTCTTCCGGAGGGGGATCCCCGGCACGGCTCGCCCCTGGTCGTCCTGGGGATCAAGCTCAAGCGCGAGGTCTTCGGCGAGAGCAACGCCCTGGGGGAGCGCGTGCGCATCGGCGGCCGCCCGTTTCGCGTCATCGGGGTGATGGAACCGAAGGGACAGTTCCTCAACCTCGACCTGGACGACACGGCGTTCATCCCGGTGGCCGAGGCGATGACCCTGTTCAACCGCGACGACCTGATCGAGATCGACGTGGCCTACCGAAGCGCCGCCGCCCGCGACCTGGTGGCGGCCGACGTCCGCCGCATCCTCCAGGATCGGCACCAGGGGGAGGAGGACTTCACCATCACCACGCAGGAGTCGATGCTCGTCACCCTCGACCGCATCATCGGGGTCGTCACCAAGGCGGTCGGGGCGATCGGCGGCATCTCCCTGGTCGTCGGCGCCATCGGCATCCTGACGATGATGTGGATTTCGGTGAACGAGAGCACCGCCGAGATCGGCCTCCTGCGTGCCCTGGGCGCCCGCCGCAGCCAGGTCATGGCGTTCTTCCTGCTGCAGGCGGCGCTCCTCGCCACCACCGGAGGCGCGCTCGGCATCTTCGCGGGCGTCGGCATCGCCCGCGGGCTCAAGGTGGTCTTGCCGCGGCTGCCGGTGAGCACGCCGCTGCACTACGTGCTCGCCGCCCTGCTTCTGTCCTTCGCCGTCGGCCTCCTGAGCGGGGCGCTCCCCGCCCGCCGCGCCGCCGGACTCGACCCGATCGAGGCCTTGCGCGCCGAGTGA
- a CDS encoding 2OG-Fe(II) oxygenase — MTPLATRLERLDWDAIGRSLWDRGWAKTDAPLLTPEECAGLIALYADETLFRSRVDMERFRFGKGEYKYFADPPPPLVRELRHRAYPPLAAIANGWMKALRVRLRFPGTHARLLEACRRRGQTKPTPLLLRYETDGYNCLHQDLYGDVTFPLQLTCVLSRRGSDYTGGDFLLVEQRPRAQSRGEAIAIEQGEIIIFSTHDRPVQGTRGHHRVRMRHGVSRLLGGTRYSLGVIFHDAR, encoded by the coding sequence ATGACGCCCCTGGCCACGCGTCTCGAGCGGCTCGACTGGGACGCGATCGGCCGGTCGCTCTGGGATCGGGGCTGGGCCAAGACGGACGCGCCGCTCCTGACGCCCGAGGAGTGCGCCGGCCTGATCGCGCTGTATGCGGACGAGACCCTGTTCCGCAGCCGCGTCGACATGGAGCGCTTCCGTTTCGGCAAGGGGGAGTACAAGTACTTCGCCGATCCTCCGCCTCCCCTGGTCAGGGAGCTGCGACATCGCGCCTATCCGCCGCTCGCCGCGATCGCCAACGGCTGGATGAAAGCCCTCCGGGTGCGCCTGCGGTTCCCCGGAACGCACGCCCGCCTGCTGGAGGCCTGCCGCAGGCGCGGCCAGACGAAGCCGACACCCCTCCTGCTGCGCTACGAGACCGACGGCTATAATTGCCTGCATCAGGACCTGTACGGCGACGTGACCTTTCCGCTGCAGCTCACCTGCGTGCTCAGCCGCCGTGGCTCCGACTACACCGGCGGCGATTTTCTCCTCGTCGAGCAGCGCCCCCGGGCCCAGTCGCGCGGCGAAGCGATCGCCATCGAGCAGGGGGAGATCATCATCTTCAGCACCCACGATCGCCCCGTTCAGGGCACGCGCGGCCACCATCGGGTCCGCATGCGCCACGGCGTCAGCCGCCTGCTCGGCGGGACCCGCTACAGCCTGGGCGTCATCTTTCACGACGCGCGGTAG
- a CDS encoding methylated-DNA--[protein]-cysteine S-methyltransferase, translating into MTNDTQAVHDPIDDLLADHFRPVATGASLTRRVLESLHGAWDAERFAAGVEVEASERGVTQIRTGGGGVAPPSRTAARLAERARHELLEYFTGRRAFFTVPVDLTGLRPFQRKVLDLTHTIPFGETRSYSWIARGIGHPDAVRAVGTALGHNPLPFIVPCHRVLRSDGSLGGYALGLPAKSGLLGLERATPVLEGCATTRIVCRVGCSAGHRMRDDSRIIFASVADARSVGYRSCKVCRPADRNGA; encoded by the coding sequence ATGACCAACGACACCCAGGCCGTCCACGATCCGATCGACGACCTTCTGGCCGACCACTTCCGTCCCGTTGCGACCGGCGCCAGCCTGACGCGCCGCGTCCTGGAGAGCCTGCATGGCGCCTGGGACGCCGAGCGCTTCGCCGCCGGCGTCGAGGTCGAGGCGTCGGAGCGCGGCGTCACGCAAATCCGGACCGGCGGCGGCGGCGTCGCCCCTCCGTCCCGGACGGCGGCGCGCCTGGCCGAGCGGGCCCGTCACGAGCTGCTGGAGTACTTCACGGGACGACGCGCTTTTTTCACGGTCCCGGTGGATCTCACCGGCCTGCGGCCGTTCCAGCGCAAGGTCCTGGACCTGACGCACACCATTCCATTCGGGGAGACGCGCTCCTACTCCTGGATCGCCCGGGGGATCGGGCACCCCGACGCGGTGCGGGCGGTCGGCACGGCCCTCGGCCACAATCCCCTGCCGTTCATCGTCCCCTGCCACCGGGTGCTTCGAAGCGACGGCAGCCTCGGCGGGTACGCCCTCGGGCTGCCCGCGAAGAGCGGTCTGCTTGGCCTCGAGAGAGCCACCCCGGTGCTCGAAGGCTGCGCCACGACCCGGATCGTCTGCCGGGTCGGCTGCTCCGCGGGACATCGCATGCGGGACGACAGCCGCATCATCTTCGCCTCGGTCGCGGACGCCCGATCGGTCGGGTATCGCTCCTGCAAGGTCTGCCGGCCGGCGGATCGGAACGGGGCATGA
- a CDS encoding sigma-70 family RNA polymerase sigma factor has product MITTDRSLMKRVAGGDEPAFAELVQRYSPRLLALAWRLLGNRADAEDALQRALLRLFRSAASYRPEWAVSTWLYRITTNVCVDEMRRRASRAALRDDAVDGGADGQASLFRGAAGPGDAGRHLDLQRALLDVPREARLLLALRYVDGLSYRELARVRGISVNTVKSQLARGKAILRSALQGDPR; this is encoded by the coding sequence ATGATCACCACGGACCGATCTCTGATGAAGCGGGTGGCCGGAGGGGACGAGCCGGCGTTCGCCGAGCTGGTCCAGCGCTACAGCCCTCGTCTCCTGGCCCTGGCCTGGCGGCTCCTGGGCAACCGGGCCGACGCCGAGGATGCCCTGCAGCGCGCGCTGCTCCGCCTGTTCCGATCGGCCGCGAGCTACCGGCCGGAATGGGCCGTCTCCACCTGGCTCTACCGCATCACCACGAACGTCTGCGTGGACGAGATGCGGCGCCGCGCCTCCCGCGCCGCACTCCGGGACGACGCGGTCGACGGGGGAGCCGACGGGCAGGCCTCTTTGTTCCGGGGCGCGGCCGGTCCCGGCGACGCGGGACGGCACCTCGATCTGCAGCGGGCGCTTCTGGACGTGCCCCGCGAAGCCCGCCTCCTCCTCGCCCTGCGTTACGTGGACGGCCTCTCCTACCGCGAGCTGGCGCGCGTCCGCGGCATTTCGGTCAACACCGTCAAGAGCCAGCTCGCCCGCGGCAAGGCGATCCTGCGCTCGGCACTTCAGGGAGACCCCCGATGA